The following proteins are encoded in a genomic region of Thermogemmatispora onikobensis:
- a CDS encoding tautomerase family protein, whose protein sequence is MPMLEVLRADDRPLSADQKRAFAREATRIFHEVLGTPPGRLRLFFLDTPSEGLEGLYERPPAASDEQPDGGGEKKD, encoded by the coding sequence ATGCCCATGCTCGAAGTACTGCGCGCCGACGACAGGCCGCTCAGCGCCGACCAGAAACGGGCCTTCGCCCGTGAAGCCACCAGAATCTTCCACGAAGTCCTCGGCACCCCGCCCGGGCGCCTGCGCCTCTTCTTCCTCGACACCCCATCCGAGGGCCTGGAAGGGCTGTACGAACGACCGCCCGCTGCCAGCGACGAGCAGCCCGACGGTGGCGGCGAGAAGAAAGACTAA